The Streptomyces cadmiisoli genome has a segment encoding these proteins:
- a CDS encoding CRISPR-associated endonuclease Cas3'' produces the protein MGVVEDSRINGLTLCLWGKYCARHGLIYPVLFHMLDTAAVAGELWDRLLTGPQRDTVAAGLGMSRAQACCVVMFIAGLHDLGKVSRFQACEPVAWARVSDELRADAGRWRLMRHERASVHALVGILAEMGYELSGDASPAVRMAQIAGGHHGRFPQLDVHGAASVRRVQVDLGGRLWQEIRYRYAAQVRHLTGAETVPGQVSVTAAVLMTGLVMAADRLASQRKVWAPRADAPAYGAAQHFAWARWKAREVVEESRLARIDLPVLPFITAHPHLRAPNPLQASILDSLPQLADARGAGIVLVTDGTGAGKTVTALEASRILNDACGSRGLCFLLPTTATADAAYDTLCGYLHAHRPTPAVLTLVHNHSWLNAAYSDEMLAPGDVPTCTGDDPHTDEDDDDDCRPPGNGGKSGTWRRILPDGWVRGWDRALLAQFTVATVDQALMAALPVRDSALRMLSLSGKCVVVDEAHALTAFSRRILLRLLHWLGSLRTPVVVLSATLPGQTARELLYSYLAGAGHRRRDLIAREDEFTVPYPGWLFADAATAQTAVILGDVRTRHAAAQQRTITLRLAPARYRRLEVPARRARTGERLARIAAAVAPVARLGGCAVIVCATVADAQDTYRYLQQFLEWPAGPQDLLLVHARFPGHCLERALARVRTQLGPFGPRPERLVVVTTSLLELSLNIDADLVVSDLTSLARLIQRAGRLWRFEQAWQDERPPGITPRPPWIRARGPRLTVLHPIDHDRTTLLPEAWAATDHPYLQHASAHLLTLPGHQRITLPEQAQHLVELVHQSGLPATWSGPLAALHEQHLAAERAEEHTSTIHLIPPHDRVASLADLHRQKLTAAQAATRPHDRPRRVLASYRRPGHPPTLDTAGRFPLLQGPHLCPAAIRTVLQHTVPVPSAWAAAATQDHQSPEAWQQHPLLADLVLLPHDPDRPQPVQLGHHLLHIDDELGLIHGETAPAAH, from the coding sequence TCCACATGCTCGATACGGCTGCGGTGGCGGGGGAGTTGTGGGACCGGCTACTGACCGGGCCGCAGCGTGACACTGTCGCGGCGGGGCTGGGGATGAGCCGGGCGCAGGCCTGCTGTGTGGTGATGTTCATCGCAGGCCTGCATGATTTGGGCAAAGTGAGCCGTTTCCAGGCCTGCGAGCCGGTTGCGTGGGCACGGGTCAGCGATGAGCTGCGGGCCGATGCGGGCCGCTGGAGACTGATGCGGCACGAGCGGGCTTCCGTGCATGCCCTGGTCGGGATCCTCGCGGAGATGGGCTACGAACTGTCCGGTGATGCCAGCCCGGCCGTGCGGATGGCGCAGATTGCCGGCGGTCACCATGGACGTTTCCCGCAGCTCGATGTGCACGGCGCGGCCAGCGTCCGGCGCGTGCAGGTCGATCTCGGCGGCCGGCTGTGGCAGGAGATCCGTTACCGCTACGCCGCTCAGGTGCGGCATCTGACGGGTGCCGAAACGGTGCCGGGGCAGGTGTCGGTCACGGCGGCGGTACTGATGACCGGGCTGGTGATGGCCGCCGACCGGCTGGCCAGCCAGCGCAAGGTGTGGGCGCCGCGGGCGGATGCGCCCGCCTACGGTGCTGCCCAGCATTTCGCCTGGGCCCGATGGAAGGCCCGTGAAGTGGTGGAGGAGTCACGGCTGGCGCGGATCGACCTGCCGGTGCTGCCGTTTATCACCGCGCATCCCCACCTGCGCGCCCCGAACCCACTTCAGGCATCAATCCTGGACAGCCTTCCCCAGCTGGCCGATGCACGGGGCGCCGGGATCGTGCTGGTCACCGACGGCACTGGCGCGGGCAAGACCGTCACTGCCCTGGAGGCGTCCCGCATCCTCAACGACGCGTGCGGCAGCCGGGGACTGTGCTTCCTGCTGCCCACCACGGCCACCGCGGACGCCGCCTACGACACGCTGTGCGGCTATCTTCATGCGCACCGTCCCACCCCGGCCGTGCTCACGCTCGTGCACAACCACAGCTGGCTGAACGCCGCCTACTCCGATGAGATGCTCGCCCCCGGCGACGTCCCCACCTGCACCGGCGACGACCCCCACACCGACGAAGACGATGACGACGACTGCCGGCCGCCAGGCAACGGTGGGAAGAGCGGGACCTGGCGGCGGATCCTCCCGGACGGCTGGGTACGCGGCTGGGACCGTGCACTGCTGGCCCAGTTCACCGTCGCCACCGTCGACCAGGCACTGATGGCCGCGCTCCCGGTACGCGACAGTGCCCTGCGGATGCTGTCCCTGTCGGGCAAGTGCGTGGTCGTCGACGAGGCGCACGCGCTCACCGCGTTCAGCCGGCGCATCCTGCTGCGGCTGCTGCACTGGCTCGGTAGCCTGCGCACTCCGGTGGTCGTGCTCTCGGCGACACTGCCGGGACAGACGGCACGCGAACTCTTGTACTCCTACCTGGCCGGTGCCGGACACCGCAGACGCGATCTGATCGCGCGCGAGGACGAGTTCACCGTGCCCTACCCGGGCTGGCTGTTCGCCGACGCCGCCACTGCCCAGACTGCTGTCATCCTTGGTGATGTACGCACCCGGCACGCCGCCGCGCAGCAGCGCACCATCACACTCCGCCTGGCCCCGGCGCGCTACCGGCGCCTCGAGGTTCCGGCGCGCCGGGCCAGAACGGGGGAGCGGCTGGCCCGTATCGCCGCCGCAGTCGCCCCCGTGGCACGGCTGGGCGGATGCGCCGTCATCGTGTGCGCCACGGTCGCCGATGCCCAGGACACCTACCGCTACCTGCAGCAGTTCCTTGAATGGCCCGCAGGCCCGCAAGACCTGCTGCTGGTCCACGCCCGTTTCCCCGGCCACTGCCTCGAACGGGCGCTGGCCCGGGTCCGTACCCAGCTGGGCCCGTTCGGGCCGCGCCCCGAACGGCTGGTGGTGGTCACGACCAGTCTGCTGGAACTCAGCCTCAACATCGACGCCGACCTCGTGGTCAGCGACCTCACCTCGCTGGCCCGGCTGATCCAGCGCGCGGGACGGCTGTGGCGCTTCGAACAAGCCTGGCAGGACGAACGTCCCCCCGGCATCACCCCGCGTCCGCCCTGGATCCGGGCCCGCGGCCCCCGCCTCACCGTCCTGCACCCTATCGACCATGACCGCACCACCCTGCTGCCCGAGGCCTGGGCCGCCACTGACCACCCCTACCTCCAGCACGCCAGCGCCCACCTGCTCACCCTGCCCGGCCACCAGCGGATCACCCTGCCCGAGCAGGCCCAGCACCTGGTCGAACTCGTCCACCAGTCCGGCCTGCCGGCCACCTGGTCCGGCCCGCTCGCCGCCCTCCACGAGCAGCACCTGGCCGCCGAGCGGGCCGAGGAGCACACCAGCACCATCCATCTCATCCCCCCGCACGACCGTGTCGCCTCCCTGGCCGACCTGCACCGCCAGAAACTGACCGCCGCGCAGGCCGCCACCCGCCCGCACGACCGGCCCCGCCGCGTCCTTGCCTCCTACCGGCGTCCCGGCCACCCGCCCACCCTCGACACAGCCGGCCGCTTTCCCCTGCTCCAGGGACCTCACCTGTGCCCAGCCGCCATCCGCACCGTCCTGCAGCACACCGTGCCGGTCCCCAGCGCCTGGGCCGCTGCCGCTACCCAGGACCACCAGAGCCCCGAAGCCTGGCAACAGCACCCCCTGCTCGCCGACCTCGTCCTCCTCCCGCACGATCCGGACCGTCCGCAACCAGTCCAGCTCGGCCACCACCTGCTGCACATCGACGACGAACTCGGCCTCATCCACGGCGAAACGGCCCCCGCAGCGCACTGA
- the casA gene encoding type I-E CRISPR-associated protein Cse1/CasA: MPPPSFRIDLSPCIPVRCGKHIEYVGLRELLTDAHRIDDLALPLPPARSGLYRVLAAICAAVTELDDPDQPIKEWLDHRAELLRREDGFDTDAVHAYFDADPGAFDLFHPTRPWWQDAALAVQCPKRSGINSLIYGRAAGRNLVWFNPRHTDTDPQPVPTREALWSLLAYHYYGPSGRATTRTVDGVTSGQLKAGPLRSTVSFHPRGRTLYETLLLHQTPYRGDDQAPGSDACPWQEPPAHPLRTPHAATWPKRLLTGRSVHAALLVPDASGEHVTDAYLTWATQHPLLEATDPYLVYDIDPKAPAERRRSPRRANADHALFRALPALALAGDEHRPGCRPEAFTTINSLPKDTRARLRVWVCGFDQEGQVNNRIWYTSLTPPIWPLAQENDPVKASRIVECCAAAETLGAALRRQADQAWKDTGLTPPPAKGGGKRDTSPWAGQALAGYWPRAEQAFWELLDDTRSAYGVFAATAITALSETTRDALNRLPKAGPALARAVQSLRRAGTPPDDTLRPTKGPHAQP; the protein is encoded by the coding sequence ATGCCACCCCCGAGTTTCCGGATCGACCTGAGCCCCTGTATCCCGGTGCGCTGCGGCAAGCACATCGAGTACGTCGGCTTACGTGAACTCCTCACGGACGCACACCGCATCGACGACCTGGCCCTGCCCCTGCCTCCCGCCCGGTCCGGCCTCTACCGGGTCCTGGCCGCGATATGCGCCGCCGTCACCGAACTCGACGACCCGGACCAGCCGATCAAGGAGTGGCTGGACCACCGCGCAGAGCTCCTCAGACGCGAAGACGGCTTCGATACCGATGCCGTGCACGCCTACTTCGACGCCGATCCCGGCGCCTTCGACCTCTTCCACCCCACGCGCCCGTGGTGGCAGGACGCGGCACTGGCCGTCCAGTGCCCCAAACGCAGCGGGATCAACTCCCTCATCTACGGCCGCGCGGCCGGCCGCAACCTGGTCTGGTTCAACCCCCGCCACACCGACACCGATCCCCAGCCCGTGCCCACCAGGGAAGCGCTGTGGAGCCTGCTCGCCTACCACTACTACGGACCCTCCGGGCGGGCCACCACCCGGACCGTCGATGGAGTCACCAGCGGGCAGCTGAAAGCCGGACCGCTGCGCTCCACCGTCTCCTTCCACCCCCGCGGCCGCACCTTGTACGAGACCCTCCTGCTGCACCAGACGCCCTACCGCGGCGACGATCAGGCCCCCGGCAGTGACGCCTGCCCCTGGCAGGAACCCCCTGCCCATCCCCTGCGGACACCCCATGCGGCGACCTGGCCCAAGCGGCTGCTGACCGGCCGCTCCGTGCACGCGGCGCTCCTGGTCCCGGACGCCAGTGGCGAACACGTCACCGACGCCTACCTGACCTGGGCCACCCAGCACCCGCTGCTCGAGGCCACCGATCCCTACCTCGTCTACGACATCGACCCCAAGGCGCCCGCGGAACGCCGGCGCAGCCCGCGCCGCGCGAACGCCGACCACGCCCTGTTCCGCGCCCTGCCCGCGCTGGCACTCGCCGGTGATGAACACCGGCCAGGCTGCCGGCCCGAGGCATTCACCACCATCAACAGCCTTCCCAAGGACACGCGCGCCCGCCTGCGCGTGTGGGTGTGCGGATTCGACCAGGAAGGCCAGGTCAACAACCGTATCTGGTACACCAGCCTGACCCCGCCGATCTGGCCGCTGGCCCAGGAGAACGACCCCGTCAAGGCCTCCCGCATCGTCGAGTGCTGCGCCGCCGCGGAGACTCTGGGCGCCGCCCTGCGCCGACAAGCCGACCAGGCATGGAAGGACACCGGCCTCACCCCGCCCCCGGCCAAGGGCGGCGGGAAAAGAGACACCAGCCCGTGGGCCGGACAGGCCCTCGCCGGCTACTGGCCGCGCGCCGAGCAGGCCTTCTGGGAACTCCTCGACGACACACGGTCCGCCTACGGGGTGTTCGCCGCCACGGCCATCACCGCACTGTCCGAGACCACACGGGACGCCCTCAACCGCCTGCCCAAGGCCGGCCCGGCCCTGGCCCGCGCCGTGCAGAGCCTGCGACGCGCCGGCACACCCCCCGACGACACCCTCCGCCCGACCAAAGGACCGCATGCCCAGCCGTGA
- a CDS encoding type I-E CRISPR-associated protein Cse2/CasB encodes MPSRDERRCHYDAFVAHVRSLCSTPRIRSLLEDGRGRPPTQCPRMDAYLVKPCQGFGARRAHYTTASLIALERPAPDWTEQAPSAPLPHPGLTPDDLLEREPAPPDNWARRPNLGRTLADAARAHPHTAAGWQREVEVMGVLSADLLHTRLPHTVQRLLSLGLAYDVAVLLEDLAQWDFEPLEVAGRWRHSFYLTVPDTLLEL; translated from the coding sequence ATGCCCAGCCGTGACGAACGCCGCTGCCACTACGACGCCTTCGTCGCTCACGTCCGCAGCCTGTGCAGCACCCCACGCATCCGCAGCCTCCTCGAGGACGGCCGAGGACGGCCCCCCACCCAGTGCCCGCGCATGGACGCCTACCTCGTCAAACCCTGCCAAGGCTTCGGCGCCCGCCGCGCCCACTACACAACCGCCTCCCTGATCGCCCTGGAACGTCCCGCCCCGGACTGGACCGAGCAGGCACCCTCCGCCCCACTCCCGCACCCCGGCCTCACCCCGGACGATCTGCTGGAGCGTGAACCGGCACCGCCGGACAACTGGGCACGACGTCCCAACCTCGGCCGAACCCTGGCCGACGCCGCCCGCGCACACCCCCACACCGCAGCAGGCTGGCAACGCGAAGTGGAAGTGATGGGCGTGCTCTCCGCCGACCTGCTGCACACCCGACTGCCCCACACCGTCCAGCGCCTCCTCAGCCTCGGCCTGGCATACGACGTCGCCGTGCTGCTCGAAGACCTCGCCCAATGGGACTTCGAACCGCTGGAAGTCGCCGGCCGCTGGCGCCACTCCTTCTACCTGACCGTCCCCGACACCCTCCTGGAGCTGTGA
- the cas7e gene encoding type I-E CRISPR-associated protein Cas7/Cse4/CasC yields MHTRYLDIHVLEHRPPSCLNRDRHNMPKTMTVGNATRIMVPAQAQRRPQRLALETTLEEPAARTRNLPPQVAQALRAAGWPEELARFAAGQIARSATTKGLETNPKEDHRTNAMLLVAAGSIVEDLAELCTAHRADLEKGLARLQKKKEPDDSDDTKPGRGKPPALLPTDQVAACLNRPTATIHLFGRMLAGLTDADVPSAVQTAPALTTHTSDLQPDFVTAVDDWQDPGDRGSAFMDTTFLTSGVFYRFTTVNLTDLTRKLDGDQNQALRLAGLFMRAVIMTVLPAKQTSTAPHTVPDLVAYAVRDGRPVTYASAFEQPVQATPKGGYLTPSYHALDTCAGITHRLTGTSDLVGHGYATAQNNDAAHLGTRHDSFDTLIAAALAHAATGQPPANAA; encoded by the coding sequence ATGCACACCCGCTACCTCGACATCCACGTGCTCGAACACCGGCCGCCGTCCTGCCTGAACCGGGATCGGCACAACATGCCCAAGACCATGACCGTCGGCAACGCCACACGCATCATGGTCCCCGCCCAGGCACAACGACGCCCCCAGCGCCTGGCACTGGAGACCACGCTCGAAGAACCCGCCGCCCGCACCCGCAACCTCCCCCCACAGGTCGCCCAGGCGCTGCGCGCAGCAGGCTGGCCCGAGGAACTGGCCCGCTTCGCCGCCGGACAGATCGCCCGCTCCGCCACTACCAAAGGCCTGGAAACCAATCCCAAGGAAGACCACCGCACCAACGCCATGCTCCTGGTCGCCGCCGGCTCCATCGTCGAGGACCTCGCCGAGCTGTGCACCGCTCACCGCGCCGACCTCGAGAAGGGCCTGGCCCGCCTCCAGAAGAAGAAGGAGCCCGACGACAGCGACGACACCAAGCCCGGCCGCGGCAAGCCGCCCGCCCTGCTGCCCACCGACCAGGTGGCCGCCTGCCTGAACCGTCCCACCGCCACCATCCACCTCTTCGGCCGCATGCTCGCCGGCCTGACAGACGCCGACGTCCCCAGCGCCGTACAGACCGCCCCAGCCCTCACCACGCACACAAGCGACCTGCAGCCGGACTTCGTGACCGCAGTGGACGACTGGCAGGACCCGGGCGACCGCGGCAGCGCCTTCATGGACACCACGTTCCTGACCAGCGGAGTGTTCTACCGGTTCACCACGGTCAACCTCACCGACCTGACCCGCAAACTCGATGGCGACCAGAATCAGGCGCTACGCCTGGCCGGACTGTTCATGCGCGCCGTCATCATGACCGTGCTCCCCGCGAAGCAGACGTCCACCGCCCCGCACACCGTGCCCGACCTCGTCGCCTACGCCGTCCGCGACGGCCGCCCCGTCACCTACGCCAGCGCCTTCGAACAGCCCGTGCAAGCCACCCCCAAAGGCGGCTACCTCACCCCCAGCTACCACGCCCTGGACACCTGCGCCGGCATCACACATCGGCTGACCGGAACCAGCGACCTCGTCGGCCACGGCTACGCCACCGCCCAGAACAACGACGCAGCCCACCTCGGCACCCGGCACGACAGCTTCGACACCCTCATCGCCGCAGCCCTCGCACACGCCGCCACCGGCCAGCCCCCAGCCAACGCCGCATGA
- the cas5e gene encoding type I-E CRISPR-associated protein Cas5/CasD encodes MSALLLRLAGPLAAFGTSAAFHDRDTAPHPTRSALIGMFANCAGREPHHALAPFTELPGQPRYQDLGFLIRIDRPGTPHTDFHTVGGGHPRDKQLRTSGGPQRPEAQSTLISHRHYLADAVFTVAVTGPTPLLQSIAGHLRHPHNAPYLGRRTCVPTEPLVLATAIPDPLDELTCRAPLSLARPPRPHTSTVNVDFIHEDPPPNPTTAIDHYELCDQPVDFTPGHRRYHPRNVWRTRIPLPAALYAGPDPLTTLAAYMHPEQP; translated from the coding sequence ATGAGCGCCCTGCTCCTGCGCCTCGCAGGCCCCCTGGCAGCCTTCGGCACCAGCGCCGCCTTCCACGACCGCGACACCGCCCCCCACCCCACCCGCTCCGCCCTGATCGGCATGTTCGCCAACTGCGCCGGACGCGAACCCCACCACGCCCTCGCCCCCTTCACCGAGCTGCCCGGCCAGCCCCGCTACCAGGACCTGGGATTCCTCATCCGCATCGACCGGCCCGGCACGCCCCACACCGACTTCCACACCGTCGGCGGCGGCCACCCCCGCGACAAGCAACTGCGCACCAGCGGCGGCCCCCAACGCCCCGAGGCCCAGTCCACTCTCATCTCCCACCGCCACTACCTCGCCGACGCGGTCTTCACCGTCGCCGTCACCGGCCCCACCCCACTCCTGCAGAGCATCGCCGGCCACCTCCGCCACCCCCACAACGCTCCCTACCTCGGCCGCCGCACCTGCGTCCCCACCGAACCCCTCGTCCTGGCCACCGCCATCCCGGACCCCCTGGACGAACTCACCTGCCGCGCCCCGCTCTCCCTCGCCCGACCACCCCGCCCCCACACCTCCACCGTCAACGTCGACTTCATCCACGAAGACCCCCCACCCAACCCCACCACCGCCATCGACCACTACGAACTGTGCGACCAGCCCGTCGACTTCACCCCCGGCCACCGCCGCTACCACCCCCGCAACGTGTGGCGCACCCGCATCCCCCTCCCTGCCGCCCTCTACGCCGGCCCCGACCCCCTCACCACCCTCGCCGCCTACATGCACCCGGAGCAGCCATGA
- the cas6e gene encoding type I-E CRISPR-associated protein Cas6/Cse3/CasE, with translation MTPTATLTRIRLNTAHHAVRRDLADRVQLHKTLMRLTPGTPSPHPRRDAGLLFRLDTDHDEPTLLVQTTQPPNLNGLPARYGTLLAARDLTPLLHALTPGRHVRYRITAVPVRHLPGTPCGRRPDGRLLRRRGTPTALHGHDAAQWWQRRASQSGLALTSISLTPRTFERSPHAPHRPGLDHQLVQFDGHARITDAHLLAQSICRGIGRAQSYGAGLLSLAPA, from the coding sequence ATGACCCCCACCGCCACCCTCACCCGCATCCGCCTCAACACCGCCCACCACGCCGTACGCCGTGACCTGGCCGACCGCGTCCAGCTCCACAAAACCCTCATGCGCCTGACCCCCGGAACCCCCAGCCCCCACCCCCGCCGCGACGCCGGACTCCTCTTCCGCCTCGACACCGACCACGACGAGCCCACCCTGCTCGTCCAGACCACCCAGCCACCCAATCTCAACGGCCTGCCCGCCCGCTACGGCACCCTTCTCGCGGCCCGCGACCTCACCCCCCTCCTGCACGCCCTCACTCCCGGCCGACACGTCCGCTACCGCATCACCGCCGTCCCCGTCCGCCACCTCCCCGGCACCCCCTGCGGCCGACGACCCGACGGCCGCCTCCTGCGCCGCCGCGGCACCCCGACCGCCCTGCACGGCCACGACGCCGCCCAGTGGTGGCAGCGCAGAGCCAGCCAGTCCGGCCTCGCCCTCACCAGCATCAGCCTCACCCCCCGCACCTTCGAACGCTCCCCGCACGCCCCCCACCGGCCCGGACTCGACCACCAGCTCGTCCAGTTCGACGGACACGCCCGCATCACCGACGCCCATCTCCTCGCCCAGAGCATCTGCCGCGGCATCGGCCGCGCCCAGTCCTACGGCGCAGGCCTACTCAGCCTCGCCCCCGCCTGA
- a CDS encoding Mu transposase C-terminal domain-containing protein: protein MIFEQSPRDTSVRRAAVGRLMFLVQHNSLTTDHIKTVAEAFGVHPRSVRRWMDNAAQHNGRYTPGRRASFTLTQEMRDAVALFCGNIAAAYRDLRKRGSLGDDPVCYATFHRAVTTAYTPGFLAGLRGGERERRKFDVHLTRGVGHRNQAWEGDHVEASVWVNVNGHRRKPWITWFIDCASDAVCGLSVSAQTPSRENILLAVRSAVLRGGNHGPFGGSPGLVRIDRGKDFLSDTVDAAFGVLGVRVVDLPPRHPELKGTVEALNNAVKTMHFPGLPGYVHAPRTSRRTKPDPDERLLTYEAFIRHLLAWVHEWNHEHRIRTRDNRTPHELWNNDLTPIYDPDPADLHFTLETHPTPLTINSDGVHWGKKRRYLAPYMQGLGGTKVVLRYMPRQERSVELYDAKDGTYLGPAVLQNEATPQERREVRRAADREAGRLRTALDKANRQREERFEADTVPTTPRPTSDITQEQATEILNGHRQDAHARETRPDLIPLPNPTATWNNTANPAETQLGSTAPLLPPLPNPTDSWHATPLSSTPEEPTDEPHD from the coding sequence GTGATCTTCGAGCAGTCGCCACGCGACACCAGCGTGCGCCGGGCAGCCGTCGGCCGGCTCATGTTCCTCGTCCAGCACAACAGCCTCACCACCGACCACATCAAGACCGTCGCCGAGGCTTTCGGAGTCCACCCGCGCAGCGTGCGCCGGTGGATGGACAACGCCGCACAGCACAACGGCCGCTACACCCCCGGGCGCCGCGCCTCCTTCACTCTCACCCAGGAGATGCGCGACGCCGTCGCCCTGTTCTGCGGCAACATCGCCGCCGCCTACCGGGACCTGCGTAAACGAGGCAGCCTGGGAGACGACCCCGTCTGCTACGCCACCTTCCACCGCGCCGTCACCACCGCCTACACCCCCGGCTTCCTCGCCGGCCTGCGCGGCGGCGAGAGGGAACGCCGCAAGTTCGACGTCCACTTGACACGGGGCGTCGGACACCGCAATCAGGCATGGGAAGGCGATCACGTCGAAGCGAGCGTCTGGGTCAACGTCAACGGACACCGCCGCAAACCCTGGATCACCTGGTTCATCGACTGCGCCAGCGACGCCGTCTGCGGCCTGTCCGTCTCCGCACAGACCCCCAGCCGGGAAAACATCCTCCTCGCCGTGCGATCCGCTGTCCTGCGAGGAGGCAATCACGGCCCTTTCGGAGGCAGCCCCGGCCTCGTCCGCATCGACAGAGGAAAAGACTTCCTGAGCGACACCGTCGACGCCGCCTTCGGCGTCCTCGGCGTCCGCGTCGTCGACCTGCCTCCCAGGCACCCAGAGCTCAAGGGAACTGTCGAAGCCCTCAACAACGCCGTCAAAACCATGCACTTCCCCGGCCTCCCCGGCTACGTTCACGCCCCCCGAACCAGCCGGCGCACCAAACCAGACCCCGATGAACGCCTGCTGACCTACGAGGCATTCATCCGCCACCTCCTCGCATGGGTCCACGAGTGGAACCACGAGCACCGCATCCGCACCCGCGACAACCGCACCCCACACGAGCTGTGGAACAACGACCTCACCCCCATCTACGACCCCGACCCCGCAGACCTCCACTTCACCCTCGAAACCCATCCCACCCCCCTGACGATCAACTCAGACGGCGTTCACTGGGGGAAGAAACGCCGCTACCTCGCTCCCTACATGCAAGGCCTTGGCGGCACCAAGGTCGTGCTGCGCTACATGCCCCGCCAGGAACGCTCCGTCGAGCTCTACGACGCCAAAGACGGCACTTACCTGGGCCCAGCCGTCCTGCAAAACGAAGCAACCCCCCAGGAACGACGTGAGGTACGGCGCGCCGCCGACCGAGAAGCCGGCCGCCTGCGCACCGCCCTGGACAAGGCGAACCGCCAGCGCGAGGAACGCTTCGAGGCCGACACCGTCCCCACCACCCCCCGCCCGACCAGCGACATCACCCAGGAACAAGCAACCGAAATCCTCAACGGGCACCGCCAGGACGCACACGCCCGCGAAACACGCCCCGACCTCATCCCGCTGCCCAACCCCACCGCCACCTGGAACAACACCGCAAACCCGGCCGAAACCCAGCTCGGCTCCACGGCCCCTCTGCTCCCGCCGCTGCCCAACCCCACCGACTCCTGGCACGCCACACCCCTGTCCAGCACACCCGAGGAGCCCACCGATGAACCACACGATTGA